In Bradyrhizobium erythrophlei, a single genomic region encodes these proteins:
- a CDS encoding alpha/beta fold hydrolase, translating to MKSIIHAAGLAAGLGLLLSFSAAAHTPQQPPHQSYSEGDLKLESGEVIKDFAISYVTHGKLNDAKSNAILMVTALGGNHHRIDFMIGPGKALDPDKYFIICTDAIGNGLTTSPSNSKSQPRMSFPKYAMRDMVESQYRLLKEKFGIDHVIAVVGPSMGGMQALQWGVSHPDFMDALVAMVPLAKTPAWSVAVVEASRKAIMNDAAWNGGNYDAPPEKGIRLMRDILNLISARTPDMYSAQFKNGMDALPWMEQQETAMLKAMDANDWIYQTWAYERHDVGTTPGFNGDTAKALASIKAKTLIMTGTKDLLNPEFEPLETGKNIVGVKMMTISPGTITGHASAGGAIAADVEFLNRETAAFLQSVRPGAAR from the coding sequence GTGAAGAGCATCATCCATGCCGCCGGCCTTGCTGCAGGACTTGGCTTGCTGTTGTCGTTTTCGGCCGCGGCGCACACGCCCCAGCAACCGCCGCACCAGTCCTACAGTGAAGGTGACCTCAAGCTTGAAAGCGGCGAGGTGATCAAGGACTTCGCGATCTCCTACGTCACCCACGGCAAACTGAACGACGCCAAGTCCAACGCGATTTTGATGGTGACGGCGCTCGGCGGCAACCACCACCGCATCGATTTCATGATCGGGCCCGGCAAGGCGCTCGACCCCGACAAGTACTTCATCATCTGCACGGACGCGATCGGCAACGGGCTGACGACGTCGCCGAGCAATTCCAAATCGCAGCCGCGGATGAGCTTTCCGAAATACGCCATGCGCGACATGGTGGAATCGCAATACCGGCTGTTGAAGGAAAAGTTCGGCATCGACCACGTCATCGCCGTGGTCGGTCCTTCGATGGGCGGCATGCAGGCGCTGCAATGGGGCGTCAGCCATCCCGATTTCATGGATGCGCTGGTGGCGATGGTGCCGCTGGCCAAGACGCCGGCCTGGAGCGTCGCCGTGGTCGAAGCCTCGCGCAAGGCGATCATGAACGACGCGGCCTGGAATGGCGGCAATTACGACGCGCCGCCGGAGAAGGGCATTCGCCTGATGCGCGACATCCTCAATCTGATTTCGGCGCGCACGCCGGACATGTATTCGGCGCAATTCAAGAACGGCATGGATGCGTTGCCCTGGATGGAGCAACAGGAAACCGCGATGCTGAAGGCGATGGATGCCAACGACTGGATCTACCAGACCTGGGCCTATGAGCGTCATGACGTCGGCACCACGCCGGGATTCAACGGCGACACCGCCAAGGCGCTGGCCTCGATCAAGGCGAAGACCCTGATCATGACCGGCACCAAGGATCTGCTCAATCCGGAATTCGAGCCGCTTGAGACTGGCAAGAATATCGTCGGCGTCAAGATGATGACGATCAGTCCCGGCACCATCACCGGTCACGCTTCCGCGGGCGGCGCGATCGCGGCCGATGTGGAGTTTTTGAATCGCGAAACGGCGGCGTTTCTGCAGAGTGTGAGGCCCGGCGCCGCGCGGTGA
- a CDS encoding MaoC family dehydratase, protein MNFFEDIQIGQRLELGSFAFTAENIKAFAVQFDPQRFHLDEEEGRKSLFGGLAASGWHVGSACMRLLVDDSQRRAREAIARGEEVAVWGPSPGFRELRWIKPVLAGDTISFASEVETLRTSASRPEWGILEARHRGTNQRGELVFSMLATAFVPRRSRVA, encoded by the coding sequence TCGAAGACATCCAGATCGGGCAGCGGCTTGAACTCGGCTCGTTCGCGTTCACCGCCGAAAACATCAAGGCTTTCGCGGTGCAATTCGATCCGCAGCGCTTTCATCTCGATGAAGAGGAAGGGCGGAAGTCGCTGTTCGGCGGTCTGGCGGCGTCTGGGTGGCATGTCGGGTCGGCCTGCATGAGGCTGCTCGTGGATGACAGCCAGCGCCGGGCGCGCGAAGCCATCGCCCGCGGCGAAGAGGTCGCAGTCTGGGGACCATCGCCGGGTTTTCGCGAATTGCGCTGGATCAAGCCGGTGCTGGCGGGAGATACGATCAGCTTTGCGAGCGAGGTCGAAACGCTGCGCACCTCGGCAAGCCGGCCCGAATGGGGAATTCTGGAAGCGCGCCACCGCGGAACCAACCAGCGGGGGGAGCTCGTGTTCTCAATGCTGGCGACGGCGTTCGTGCCGCGGCGGAGCCGTGTGGCCTAG
- a CDS encoding YybH family protein, whose translation MNPLPIANAEITKFFHGWLETFSGYVREVDYASARPLFHPDVLAFGTHNDVIPGLDQWLKTQWNNVWPKTTDFRFTLDQTQVLASPDGSTAIVIAPWTSTGYHEDGKPFPRPGRATMIFSRNGQGWLCTHSHMSLNRGVPQLSHANRPVKAW comes from the coding sequence ATGAATCCCTTGCCGATCGCGAATGCCGAGATCACGAAATTCTTCCACGGCTGGCTGGAGACTTTTTCCGGCTATGTGCGTGAGGTCGATTACGCCTCGGCAAGGCCGCTGTTTCATCCCGATGTGCTCGCCTTCGGCACCCACAATGACGTCATCCCCGGCCTCGACCAGTGGCTCAAGACGCAGTGGAATAACGTCTGGCCGAAAACGACCGACTTCCGCTTCACGCTCGATCAGACGCAGGTGCTGGCCTCGCCCGACGGCAGCACCGCGATCGTGATCGCGCCCTGGACCTCGACCGGCTATCACGAGGACGGCAAGCCGTTCCCGCGGCCGGGACGCGCGACCATGATTTTCTCCAGGAATGGGCAGGGGTGGCTCTGCACCCACTCACACATGTCGCTCAACCGCGGCGTCCCGCAGCTAAGCCACGCCAACCGGCCGGTGAAGGCGTGGTAG
- a CDS encoding nuclear transport factor 2 family protein yields MTEHSLWRFSRALHRAINDRQHEDLEALIDDDIDWAVYGPIDMFPFFGARRGKAAVLEVIRRVADNIRVHRFDRESIMLGTDTAASMMRYSLTMLDANKPISLRLAQFAQFKAGKLASIRILVDTFDLVEQALGHPIHLPRIAS; encoded by the coding sequence ATGACAGAGCATAGTCTCTGGCGTTTCTCGCGTGCATTGCATCGCGCAATCAACGACCGCCAGCACGAAGACCTCGAAGCGCTGATCGACGACGATATCGACTGGGCCGTCTACGGCCCGATCGACATGTTTCCGTTCTTCGGCGCCCGCCGTGGCAAGGCCGCTGTGCTTGAGGTGATCCGCCGCGTCGCGGACAATATCCGCGTACACCGGTTCGACCGCGAGTCCATCATGCTCGGCACGGATACGGCCGCCTCGATGATGCGCTATTCGCTGACCATGCTCGACGCCAACAAGCCGATCAGCCTGCGGCTGGCGCAATTTGCTCAGTTCAAGGCCGGCAAGCTCGCCAGCATCCGCATCCTGGTCGATACCTTTGACCTGGTGGAGCAGGCGCTGGGCCATCCCATTCATCTGCCGCGCATCGCCTCTTAA
- a CDS encoding caspase family protein, with protein MRRARSIFLSLPLFWLALAAGLAGPAAAQQPAQEKRIALVVGDGNYEKAPLPTAANDAGLIAQTLQAAGFDVIGARDLDADALRNSFRDFMEKVQASPADTVAMIYLSGYVVQLAGENYYIPVDAKIGRDTDIPIEGLRISDYTRQLASLPLKASIIVLDSAGPQPFIEGGNPIAGGLALVDASPNMLIAFNAAPGTVAPPETGNYGVYAQALAEMIRTGGLSLPDVFDRVRLRVSENSKGAQVPWDDQKIQAPFSFFDRAPDAPPVQGSPDQVAAIRTRPLRDLGAQEAFTAALTRDTMQGYEDFLAAYAGDPLSKRVRAILAARREAITWRRTYLADTPDAYWSYLRRYPQGPHAWDARRRLSYLSAALEPPPSFPVMDYDLPPPPPDEFAYVDRPVFYFGDPEFAFAPPPPPPVYFLGPPPDDFVVLPPPIVAIGIGVGVGIGLFVLPRPAFVPFPAYVRPPVYVRSPPGNIIFNNIHNTTVINTVINNPTPSPAAVTAAGGPRSGVLGPSLPNRVEQRATLIQQGKLPPPPSASINPRAAPGTTPANLPQGGREFRQELPRSNALPVPGQKGAPPPSPGTAAPTNTAPNRLTTPTQPGQPNLREERVAPSGPGRPPVVQNQTTPTAPTTSPNVRERDRRGPPPSGATTTTPSRSTPPPPPKPEMRRAPPPPPPPKPEMRRAPPPPPPPRAAPPPPPRVASPPPPRAAPPPPPRPAPPPPRPAPAPAKKCPPNQPKC; from the coding sequence ATGCGACGCGCAAGAAGCATTTTCTTGTCTCTGCCGCTTTTTTGGCTGGCCCTGGCCGCGGGATTGGCCGGTCCGGCCGCGGCGCAACAGCCAGCGCAGGAGAAGCGCATCGCGCTGGTGGTAGGCGATGGCAACTATGAAAAGGCGCCACTTCCGACCGCGGCCAACGATGCGGGCCTGATCGCGCAAACGCTTCAGGCCGCGGGATTCGATGTCATCGGGGCGCGGGATCTCGATGCGGATGCCTTGCGTAACAGCTTTCGCGATTTCATGGAGAAGGTCCAGGCTTCTCCCGCCGACACGGTGGCGATGATCTATCTGTCCGGCTACGTGGTCCAACTCGCCGGCGAAAACTACTACATTCCGGTCGATGCGAAGATCGGCCGCGACACCGATATCCCGATCGAGGGATTGCGGATCAGCGATTACACGCGCCAGCTTGCGTCGCTTCCGCTCAAGGCGAGCATCATCGTGCTCGATTCGGCGGGGCCGCAGCCTTTTATCGAAGGCGGCAACCCGATTGCCGGCGGGCTCGCGCTGGTGGACGCGTCGCCGAACATGCTGATTGCCTTCAACGCGGCGCCCGGCACCGTCGCGCCACCCGAGACCGGCAATTACGGCGTCTACGCGCAAGCGCTCGCCGAAATGATCCGCACCGGCGGACTGTCGCTGCCCGACGTCTTCGATCGCGTGCGGCTGCGCGTGAGCGAGAACAGCAAGGGCGCGCAGGTGCCGTGGGACGACCAGAAGATCCAGGCGCCGTTCTCCTTCTTCGACCGCGCCCCCGACGCGCCGCCGGTGCAGGGTTCACCCGACCAGGTTGCCGCCATTCGCACCCGGCCGCTCCGCGATCTCGGTGCGCAGGAGGCGTTCACCGCCGCGCTGACGCGCGACACCATGCAGGGTTACGAGGATTTTCTGGCCGCCTATGCCGGCGATCCGCTGTCGAAGCGGGTGAGGGCGATCCTGGCGGCGCGGCGCGAGGCGATCACGTGGCGCCGCACCTATCTGGCCGATACGCCCGATGCCTATTGGTCGTATCTGCGGCGCTATCCGCAAGGACCGCATGCATGGGATGCGCGGCGGCGTCTCTCTTATCTATCCGCGGCGCTGGAGCCGCCGCCGTCCTTTCCGGTGATGGACTACGACCTGCCGCCGCCGCCGCCGGATGAGTTCGCCTATGTGGACCGCCCGGTGTTTTATTTCGGCGATCCCGAATTTGCTTTCGCGCCGCCACCGCCGCCGCCGGTGTACTTCCTGGGGCCGCCGCCCGATGATTTCGTGGTGCTGCCCCCGCCGATCGTGGCGATTGGGATCGGCGTGGGCGTGGGAATTGGGTTGTTTGTTCTCCCGCGGCCGGCCTTCGTGCCGTTCCCGGCCTATGTACGGCCGCCGGTATATGTGCGGTCGCCGCCGGGCAACATCATCTTCAACAACATTCACAACACCACCGTCATCAACACGGTCATCAACAATCCGACGCCGTCTCCCGCGGCCGTGACGGCGGCCGGCGGGCCACGGAGCGGCGTGCTCGGTCCCAGCCTGCCCAACCGGGTCGAGCAGCGCGCCACGCTGATCCAGCAGGGCAAGCTGCCGCCGCCGCCGAGCGCGTCGATCAACCCGCGGGCCGCGCCCGGTACAACGCCGGCCAATCTTCCGCAGGGCGGCAGAGAATTCCGGCAGGAATTGCCAAGAAGCAACGCGCTGCCCGTTCCCGGCCAGAAGGGCGCGCCGCCGCCATCGCCCGGCACCGCAGCGCCGACCAACACGGCTCCGAACCGGCTGACGACGCCGACACAGCCGGGCCAGCCGAATTTGCGCGAGGAGAGGGTTGCACCAAGCGGGCCCGGCCGGCCGCCGGTCGTGCAGAATCAGACGACCCCGACTGCGCCGACGACCTCGCCGAACGTGCGCGAGCGCGACAGGCGTGGGCCTCCGCCATCCGGCGCGACGACGACCACTCCATCGCGGTCGACGCCACCACCGCCGCCGAAGCCGGAGATGAGGCGCGCACCGCCGCCACCTCCTCCTCCGAAGCCTGAGATGCGGCGTGCGCCCCCACCACCGCCTCCGCCGAGGGCTGCGCCACCGCCTCCGCCAAGGGTTGCGTCGCCGCCTCCGCCAAGGGCCGCGCCGCCACCGCCCCCACGGCCCGCGCCACCGCCGCCTAGACCTGCACCGGCGCCGGCCAAGAAGTGTCCGCCCAATCAGCCGAAGTGCTGA